The Malaclemys terrapin pileata isolate rMalTer1 chromosome 19, rMalTer1.hap1, whole genome shotgun sequence genome has a window encoding:
- the AURKAIP1 gene encoding aurora kinase A-interacting protein, with amino-acid sequence MLISRLTSQLAKASRFAGHFLPRSVSSVLCSGPTSANYSTQPSDKNGAQPQRWYALDPELEEMLVPRKMSISPLESWLTVRYSLPKVEIINVHEKLGYEPTQQYDCPPCERGADVEEEEGEVSTNKVECKNVLKIRRRKMNKHKYKKLVKRRRFLRRKILDGRRKKRQAKFEKDLKRIWRRAGLKKPSEGWKLPKIFVRSK; translated from the exons ATGTTGATCTCACGGCTGACGTCTCAATTAGCGAAGGCCTCACGATTTGCAG GACATTTTTTGCCAAGATCAGTGTCTTCTGTTCTGTGCTCTGGTCCTACATCTGCAAATTACAGCACACAACCCTCTGATAAGAATGGAGCCCAACCTCAGCGCTGGTATGCACTGGACCCTGAACTGGAAGAAATGCTGGTCCCCAGAAAAATGTCCATCAGCCCTTTAGAAAGCTGGCTGACTGTTAGATACTCCCTCCCTAAAGTGGAGATCATCAATGTTCATGAAAAGCTAGGTTATGAACCTACCCAACAGTATGACTGTCCCCCATGTGAACGGGGAGCTGAtgtggaggaagaggaaggagaagtCAGCACTAACAAGGTTGAGTGTAAGAATGTGTTGAAGATCCGCAGGAGGAAAATGAATAAGCATAAGTACAAAAAGCTGGTCAAACGAAGACGTTTTTTGCGGAGGAAGATACTAGATGGTCGCAGGAAAAAACGTCAG GCAAAGTTTGAAAAAGATCTGAAACGCATCTGGAGAAGAGCTGGATTGAAAAAGCCTTCTGAGGGATGGAAACTGCCCAAGATATTTGTGAGATCTAAGTGA